The Bradyrhizobium barranii subsp. barranii genome segment AAACTTGGCGGAAAATGCAACCTTTTCGACCGCTGGGACGCCCGGGCGGGGGTAGGTTCGGACCCGACAAGAATACGGAGGAATCGCCTTGAACATCCCGAGCATCGATTTCGATCTGGGCGAAGACATCAGCATGCTGCGCGACACGCTGCGCGCCTTCGTGGAGGCGGAGATCGCCCCGCGCGCCGCCGAGATCGAGAAGGCCAATCTGTTCCCGGCCGACCTCTGGAAGCGCTTTGGCGACCTCGGCCTGCTCGGCATGACCGCGCCGGAGCAATATGGCGGCTCCAGCATGGGCTATCTCGCCCATATCGTCGCCATGGAGGAGATTTCGCGGGGCTCGGCCGCCGTCGGGCTGTCCTACGGCGCGCATTCCAACCTCTGCGTCAACCAGATCCGCCGCAACGGCAACGAGGCGCAGCGCGCGCGCTATCTGCCAAAGCTGATCTCCGGCGAATATGTCGGCGCGCTCGCGATGTCCGAGCCCGGCGCGGGCTCCGACGTCGTCTCGATGAAGCTGCGCGCAGACAAGCGCGGCGACCGCTATGTCCTCAACGGCTCGAAGATGTGGATCACCAATGGCGGCGACGCCGACGTGCTGGTCGTCTACGCCAAGACCGATCCGGAGGCGGGCCCGCGCGGCATGACCGCGTTCCTGGTCGAAAAGGGCTTCAAGGGTTTCACCCACGGCCAGCATCTCGACAAGCTCGGCATGCGCGGCTCCAACACCTATCCGCTGTTCTTCTACGAGTGCGAGGTGCCCGAGGAGAACGTGCTCGGCAAGGTCGGCGAGGGCGTCAAGGTGCTGATGTCCGGCCTCGATTACGAGCGCACGGTGCTGTCGGGCGGCCCGCTCGGCATCATGGCGGCCTGCATGGACGCCGTGGTGCCCTACATGCACGAGCGTAAGCAGTTCGGCCAGCCGATCGGCGACTTCCAGCTGATGCAGGGCAAGCTCGCCGACATGTATGCGACGTGGCAGTCGGCGCGCGCCTATGTCTATGCGGTCGGGCGCGCCTGCGACCGCGCCGATCACGCCCGCACGCTGCGCAAGGATGCGGCGGCCGCGATCCTCTATTCCGCGGAGAAGGCGACGTGGATGGCGGGCGAGGCGATCCAGGCGCTGGGCGGCGTCGGTTATACCTCCGAATTCCCGGTCGGACGTCTCTGGCGCGACGCAAAACTCTACGAGATCGGCGCCGGCACCTCGGAAGTGCGTCGCATGCTGATCGGCCGCGAGCTGATGTCCGAGACGGCCTGAAACCTTCACCTCATTGGAATCAACATGCCGCTCCATTCCAGCATCGATACGTCTTCATCAGACTTTGCGCGCAACTCCGAGGCCATGCGCGGGCTTGTCGCGGACTTGCGTGAAAAACTGAGCCAGGTCGCCGGCGGCGGCGGCGAGGTTTCGCGCAACCGCCACACGTCGCGCGGCAAGATGCTGGCGCGCGAGCGCGTCGACCTGCTGGTCGATCCCGGCACCTCGTTCATGGAGCTGTCGCCGCTGGCGGCCTTCGGCCTCTATGGCGGTGACGTGCATTCGGCGAGCGTCATCACCGGCGTCGGGCGCATCTCGGGCCGCGAATGCGTGATCGTCGCCAACGACGCCACCATCAAGGGCGGCACTTACTATCCGATGACGGTGAAGAAGCATCTGCGCGCGCAGGACGTGGCGCGGCAGAACAATCTTCCCTGCGTCTACATGGTCGATTCCGGCGGCGCCTTCCTGCCGCTTCAGGATGAGATCTTTCCGGACGAGCGCCATTTCGGCCGCATCTTCTACAACCAGGCCCAGATGTCGTCGCAGGGCATCCCGCAGATCGCGATCGTGATGGGCTCCTGCACCGCCGGCGGCGCCTATGTCCCCGCGATGTCGGACGAGAGCATCATCGTCCGCAACCAGGGCACCATCTTCCTCGGCGGCCCGCCGCTGGTGAAGGCTGCGACCGGCGAGGTGGTGAGTGCCGAGGAGCTCGGCGGCGCCGACGTGCATTCGCGGCAGTCGGGCGTGACCGACCACTACGCCCAGAACGATGCCCATGCGATCGGCATCGCCCGGCGCATCGTCGGCACGCTGAAGCCGTCGGTGCAGCCGAACCTCAACATGCACAAGCCGCGCGATCCGCTGTTTGCGGCGGAAGAGATCTACGGCGTGGTGCCGGTCGACGGCCGCAAGCCGTTCGACGTGCGTGACATCATCGCCCGCATCGTCGACGGCTCGGAGTTCGACGAGTTCAAGAAGCTCTACGGCACGACGCTGGTCTGCGGCTTCGCCCATGTCTGGGGCTATCCGGTCGGCATCATCGCCAACAACGGCATTCTCTTCAGCGAGAGCTCGCTGAAGGGGGCGCATTTCATCGAGTTGTGCTGCCAGCGCGGCATTCCCTTGGTGTTCCTGCAGAACATCACGGGCTTCATGGTCGGCAAGAAGTACGAGGCCGGCGGCATCGCGCGCGACGGCGCCAAGCTCGTCACGGCGGTGGCGACCGCCTCGGTGCCGAAATTTACCGTCGTGATCGGCGGCTCCTACGGCGCCGGCAATTACGGCATGTGCGGCCGCGCCTATTCGCCGCGCTTCCTCTGGATGTGGCCGAACGCGCGCATCTCGGTGATGGGCGGCGAGCAAGCCTCGATGGTGCTGAGCCAGGTCCGGCGCGACAACATCGAGGCCAAGGGCGATAGCTGGTCGAAGGAAGAGGAAGACAAGTTCCGCGAGCCTATCCGCGCGCAATATGAGAGCCAGGGACATCCGTATTACGCGACCGCCCGCCTGTGGGACGACGGCGTGATCGACCCGGCCGACACGCGCCTCGTGCTCGGCCTCGGCCTTTCCGCGGCGTCGAATGCGCCGATTGAGCCTACCAAATTCGGCCTGTTCAGGCTGTGATGCGATGGACCGTTCAATGCTCTACCGGCGTTTTCGCACGCTCCTGATCGCCAACCGCGGCGAGATCGCCTGCCGCGTCATCCGCACCGCGCGAGCCATGGGCCTGCGCACGGTCGCGGTCTATTCCGAGGCCGACCGCGACGCGATGCATGTCGCGCTCGCGGATGAAGCCGTGCTGCTCGGTCCGGCGCGGGCGCGCGACAGCTACCTCAATGTCGAGCGGCTGATCGAGGCCGCGCGCAAGACCGGCGCGGAAGCCGTCCACCCGGGCTACGGCTTCCTGTCCGAAAATGCCGAGTTCGCGCGCGCCTGCCTGGAGGCGGGCCTGGTGTTCGTCGGCCCCACCGCCGCGATGATGACGGCGATGGGCTCGAAGTCCGGCTCCAAGGCGCTGATGGAGAAGGCCGGCGTGCCGCTGGTGCCCGGCTATCACGGCGAGGCCCAGGACGAGGCGACGCTTTCGAAGGCGGCGGACAAGATCGGCTTCCCGATTCTGGTGAAGGCGTCCGCGGGCGGTGGCGGCCGCGGCATGCGTATCGTGCGCTCGGCGGACGAGCTTGGACCGGCGATCGTCAGCGCCAAGCGCGAGGCCAAGGCCGCGTTCGGCGACGACCGCATGCTGATCGAAAAATATGTCGACAATCCCCGCCACATCGAGGTGCAGATCATCGGCGACAGCCACGGCAATCTGCTGTCGCTGTTCGAGCGCGAATGCACGTTGCAGCGCCGGCACCAGAAGGTGATCGAGGAGGCACCGTCGCCGACGCTCAATCCAGCCCAGCGCGAGACCGTCTGCGCCGCCGCGCGAAAGGCGGCGGGCGCGGTCAACTATGTCGGCGCCGGCACGATCGAGTTCGTCTCCGACGGCAAGGACGTGTTCTTCATCGAGATGAACACGCGTCTCCAGGTCGAGCATCCCGTGACCGAGCTGATCACCGGCATCGACCTGGTCGAATGGCAGCTGCGCGTCGCCTTCGGCGAGGCGCTGCCGCTGAAGCAGGACGAGCTCCGGCTCAATGGCCATGCGGTCGAGGCGCGCGTCTACGCCGAAAACCCGACCAAGAACTTCATGCCGTCGGTCGGCAGGATCTCGACCTGGCGGCTGCCGGCGGAAACCGGCGGCCTGCGCATCGACGCCGGCTATCGCGAAGGCGATACGGTCTCGCCCTATTACGATGCGATGCTCGCAAAAATGATCGCGTGGGCGCCGACGCGGGACGTCGCGATCGAACGGCTGAATCGCGGGCTGCAAGACTCCGACGTCCGCGGCATCGTCACTAACATCCCGTTCCTGTCGGCGCTGATGACGCATCCGAAGGTGCGGACCAATGCGATCGACACCGGCTTCATCGAGCGCGAGCTGGCAGTTCTGACGCAGGCCCCGCCGGCGCCCGGCGAGCTCGAGCTATGCGCAGCAGTCGCCGCTGTTATCAACGACGAGCGGCAGGCCGCGCAAGACGAGGCGAGTTCGCCCTGGCAGACCTTTGGCTGGAAGCCGGTCGGCCGCCGCCAGCGCAGCTTTGCCTTCCGCGTCGGCCATGGACCCGAACAGAAGATCACGCTGAACTACGGCAGCGGTCCGTCGACGCTGGTGACCGGCGACCGCGAGTTGACGTTCACGATCGCCCCGCGTGACGGCGGCTTCGATCTGACGCTCGATGGCGTCAAATCGCAGGTCGCAGCCGTGATCGACGGTCATGAGCTCTATTTGCGCACACGCAACGGCCGCTTCGATCTGCACTGGGTCGATCCATTCGGCGGCGAGAGCGAAGAGCATGTCGGCGAGGACAAGATCGCGGCGCCCTTGCCAGGCACGGTCGTCGCCGTGCTGGCCGAGGAGGGCGCCAAGCTCGACAAGGGCGCGCCGATCCTCACCCTGGAAGTGATGAAGATGGAGCAGACGCTGCGCGCGCCCTACGCCGGCGTGCTGAAATCGATCAAATGCAAGGTCGGAGACATCGTCCAGGAGGGCGTCGAGCTCGCCGTGGTCGAGCCATCGGGAGAGTGAGATGAGCGACCCCGTCCGCATCATCGAAATGGGGCCGCGCGACGGCCTCCAGAACGAGAAGACGCCCGTCAGCGTCGAGGCCCGCATCGCCTTCATCGAGGCGCTCGTAGCCGCTGGCCTCACCACGGTCGAGGTCGGCGCCTTCGTCTCGCCCAAGGCGATCCCGCAAATGGCGAGCTCGGACGCCGTGCTGCGCGGCGTCAGCCACGTCAAGGGCGCCGAATTCCACGTGCTGGTGCCGAACGAGAAGGGCTATGACGCCGCGCGCGCTGCCGGCGCGCAAGTCGTCTCCGTGTTCGCGGCGGCCTCGGAAGGCTTTTCGCGCGCCAATATCAACTGCACGGTCGCGGAGTCCATCGAGCGCTTCAAGCCGGTGCTGGCGCGCGCCAAGGCGGATGGTGTCAGGGTCCGCGGCTATATCTCCTGCGTGCTGGGCTGCCCGTTCGACGGCGAGATCAAGCCGAAGGCGGTCGCCGATCTCGCCAACACGCTATGGGAGCTCGGCTGCTACGAGTTCTCGCTCGGCGACACCATCGGTGTCGGCACGCCTGATAAGGCCAAGGCGATGCTGCGCGCGGTTAGCGCCAATATCCCGCCGGCAAAACTCGCGATGCATTTCCACGACACCTACGGCCAGGCACTCGCCAATCTCTATGCCGGTATGGAGGAGGGCGTCCGCGTCATCGATGCCGCCGCCGGCGGCCTCGGCGGCTGCCCCTACGCGCCGGGCGCGACCGGTAACGTCGCGACCGAGGACGTCGTTTACATGCTCGAAGGCATGGGCGTCAGGACCGGTGTCGACATGGACAAGCTGCTGGCGGCCACGAACGAGATGAGCGGCGTGCTGGGCAAGCCGCCTGTGAGCCGCGTAGCCTCCGCGCTGAACGCGAAGAAGAAGCGGGCGGCTACGTAAGGCTGCCTACGCCACATTCAGGTGCCGTAGGGTGGGCAAAGGCGCGAAGCGCCGTGCCCACCATCTTTCGCAATCATCGGCAAATGGTGGGCACGCTTCGCTTTGCCCACCCTACGAGACCTTTGCTTAGGCCGCCTTCAGCCCGACATCCGGCAGGCGCGGCCGGTTCTTGAGCGCCTTGGCCATCATCGCCTCGACCTGGGCCTTCTCCTGCGGCAGCAGCGCGAGGCGGGGCGGGCGGGTCAGCGCGGTGCCGCGGCCCATGATGTGCTCGCACAGCTTGATGCACTGGACGAGGTCGGGGCGCGCATCGAGATGCAGCAGCGGCATGAACCATTCGTAGATCGGCATGGCCTCGGCAAAGCGGCCGGCCTTGGCCAGGCGAAACAGCGTCTCGCCCTCGCGCGGGAAGGCGTTGGACATGCCGGAGACCCAGCCCACCGCGCCCATGGCGATGCTCTCGACGATGACGTCGTCGAGCCCTGCGAACAGCACGAAGCGGTCGCCGACCATGTTCCTGGTGTCGATGAAGCGCCGCGTGTCGCCCGAGGAATCCTTGAAGCAGACCACGGTCTCGACGTCGGCGAGCGAGGCCAGGATGTCGGGGGTGACGTCGTTCTTGTAGATCGGCGGGTTGTTATAGAGCATCACCGGCAGGTCGGTCGCGGAGGCGACGGCACGGAAATGCGCGGCGGTCTCGTGCGGCTTGGACGAATAGACCAGCGCCGGCATCACCATCACGCCGTCGATGCCGACGCGCGCGGCTTCCTTGGCGGTCTCGACCGCAAAGGCGGTGGTAAACTCGGCGATGCCGCACAGTACCGGCACGCGGCCTTTCGCGACGGATTTCGCCGTCTCCATGATCGCGACCTTCTCCTTGCGCTCCAGCGAGGTGTTCTCGCCGACCGAGCCGCAGACGATCAGGCCGGAGACGCCGTCGCGGATCAACCCGTCCATGACCTTGGCGGTCGCGTCGATGTCGAGCGAGAGATCGTCGTGGAATTGCGTGGTGACGGCCGGGAAGACGCCTTCCCAGGAAACGCGGCGGCTCATGATGTGACTCCAAGTGAGTTTGCCGGCGGGGGGCTGGGGCCGCCGGCTGTTGTGAAGAGGATGGCGAATGGGATCAGAGCGTCGCGCCGACCTTGCGCAGCTCGGCGAGAACCGGTGCCTTGGGCAGCCAGATCTTGTCGAACTCGGCGATGACAGCCTCGGTGTCGCCGGGCGGGACCTGGCGGATCGGGATCGGCGCGTTCTTGAAATTCTCGATCAGCGCGGGCTCGTTGGAGGCCAACTCGTCGATCTGCGCGTCCAGCGTCGACTTCACCGTCTTGGCGATCAGCTCGCGGTCGGCTGCGGGGAGCGTCTGCCAGACCCGGCCGGAAACGACCGCGGCCATCGGCATGAAGACGGCGTTCATCTGCAGGATCACCTTCGACACCTTGTCGAAGCGCTGGTTCCAGGAGAATTCGAGATCGGCCTCGAGGCCATCGACCTGGCCGTTGGCCATCGCGTCGAACACCTGCGGGGTCGGGATCGGCGTCGGTGCGGCACCGAGCGAGGAATAGAAGTCGCGATAGACCGGCGTCGGGTTGATACGCAGCTTCATGCCCTTGATGTCGGCGAGCGAGTTCAGGTCCTTGGACGAGAACACCGCGCGCATGCCGGTGATGCCCCAGCCGAGGCCGATGGTGCCGGTCTCCTGCGGCAGCACATCGAACAGCTTCACCGCCGCCGGATGCCGCACGAATTTCGCGACCGCAGGCGTCGAGCGGACGATGTAGGGCGCATTGATCGCGGCGATGTGCGGCACGCGCGAACCGAGCTCGGCGGCCTGGATGAAGCCCATGTCGAGCGCGCCGGACTGCAATTGCTGCATCATCGCGGGCTCGTTGCCGAGCTGGCCGGAATGGAACACGGTCAGGGTGAGCCGGCCGTTGGTGGCCGCCTTGAGATCGTCGCCGAATTTCAGCGCCGCCTTGTTCCAGGAATGGCCGTTGGGCGTGATCAGGCCGAGGCGGAATTCCTTGGCCTGGGCAAGCGCCAACGACGGTGCGAACACCGAGGCGGCGGCGCTGGCGGCGAGAAAGCGGCGGCGTGAAAGCGGCATGGTCGGGCTTCCTTTTGAACGGGCCTATTTGATGAGGATCAGCGAGAGCGAGGGGTAGAGCGAGAGCAGCACCAGCAGGACGCAGGAGATGACGAAGAACGGCAGCGTCACCATGAACATCTTGCCCGGCTTGGCGCCGGTGACGGCGGCCGCGACGAAGAAGCAAAGCCCGACCGGCGGCGACAGCAGGCCGAGCACGAGGTTGATCACCACCACGACGCCGAAATGCCGGGGATCGATATGGTAGACGTCGGTTGCAACCGGCAGCAGGATCGGCACCGTCATGATCAGGCCGGGAATGCCATCGATGACAGTGCCGATGATCAGCAGGATGACGTTGCAGATCAGCATGAAGCTGACCGGGTCCTTGGCAGCGGACTGGATCCAGCCGGCGGTTTCCTGCGGCACCTTGCCGAAGATCAGCACCCAGGAGAACACCGCTGCGGCCGCGACCAGGAACAGCACGATCGCCGAATAGATGGCGCTGCGTAGCATCATCTGCGGCAACTGCGAGAATTCGAATTCCCTGGTCCAGTATTTCCCGACGAGTGCGGCGGCGACCGCGCCGACCGCAGCGGATTCCGTCGCATTGGCGAGGCCGCTGAGGATGGTGCCGACGATGACGATCGGGATCAGCAGGGTGGGTGACGTCCGCAGGATCGTCATGACGCGCTGGCGCGGCGTCTGATAATCGGCGCGGGGATAATTGTAGACGTATCCCATCAGCGCGATGACGAGGCAGAACATCACCGTGAGGATGACGCCCGGCACGATGCCGGCGATCAGCATGTCGCTGACCGAGACCTGCGCGAGCACGCTGTAGACCACGAACATCACCGACGGCGGAATGATCGGGCCGAGCATGCCGCCATAGGCGGTCAATCCCGCTGCGAAGGTCTTGTCGTAGCCCTTCTTCTCCATCTCCGGCACCATGATCTGGGCCATGATCGCGACCTGCGCGGTCGCCGATCCCAGGATCGAGGAGATGAACATGTTGGCGAGGATGTTGACGTAGGCGAGCCCGCCCTTGAGCGAGCCGACGAAGGCCATCGCCATGTCGACGATGCGCCGCGTGATGCCACCGCCGTTCATGATCTCGCCGATCAGGATGAAGAGCGGAATGGCGATCAGGCCGTAGCTGTCGACGCCGCCGAACAGCTGGAGCGGATAGGACTGGAACAGCACCGGATTGCCGGATGCTGCGATGTAGACGAGGCCGGCGAGGCACAGGCAGAGGCCGATCGGCACGCCGACCAGCATGATCGCGACGAAGGCGACTGACGTGATCATCAGTTGACCCCGTCGAGCTCGGAGAGCGCAAAGCCCTTCGGCGGCGTGCGCGGGACCAGCTCGAGATCTTCCAGCAGGTTGGCGAGGCCGTGGATGGTCATCGAGACCGCGAAGATCGGCAGCGTCAGATAGAGCACCCAGGTCGGCCAGTTCAGCGTCTGGGTGTGCTCGGTGTAGAGGAAGTTGAAGGTCTCGGCCGCGAGCTTGCGCCCGTCGAAGCCGGCGCGCGCAAGGCCAATCGGGTCCATCCAGAGCATGCAGGTCACGATCAGCGCGATTCCGAACACGACGACCATGCCGGTCGAGATCACCTTTGCGATCTTCTGGTGCCGCGGCGAAAGACGTTCCGTCAGCATGGTGACCGCGAAATCGAGCCGCAGCCGCGTCATCGCGGAGGCGCCGACGAAGGTCAGCCAGACCACGCAATAGACCGCGGATTCATCGATCCAGTAGATCGGGAAGCGCGCGTAGCGGGTGACGACGTTCACCAGGATCAGGCCGGTGAGCAGGTACATCAGGCCCATCGGCGCGACGCGCTCGACGGCGAGCAGGGCACTGGACGCGCGGACGACCATGCGTCGAACGCTGAATGCGCGCGTGGCCAGCATCGTCTGCTCGATCATGAAAGAGGCCCCGACCCCTGAGAAATCTCGTGCTATCGGCAAATGTATAATTTATACATTTTGCGTGTCAAACGGAGATTGCGGTCATTTCGGCGGCAGGACGCGCTTTTGCTGGGCATGGCTTTTGCCGGGCCGCACACTTTTGTTGGGCCCCTCAACATGCAAGAGAGAGACCGC includes the following:
- a CDS encoding TRAP transporter small permease; translation: MLATRAFSVRRMVVRASSALLAVERVAPMGLMYLLTGLILVNVVTRYARFPIYWIDESAVYCVVWLTFVGASAMTRLRLDFAVTMLTERLSPRHQKIAKVISTGMVVVFGIALIVTCMLWMDPIGLARAGFDGRKLAAETFNFLYTEHTQTLNWPTWVLYLTLPIFAVSMTIHGLANLLEDLELVPRTPPKGFALSELDGVN
- a CDS encoding acetyl/propionyl/methylcrotonyl-CoA carboxylase subunit alpha, whose amino-acid sequence is MDRSMLYRRFRTLLIANRGEIACRVIRTARAMGLRTVAVYSEADRDAMHVALADEAVLLGPARARDSYLNVERLIEAARKTGAEAVHPGYGFLSENAEFARACLEAGLVFVGPTAAMMTAMGSKSGSKALMEKAGVPLVPGYHGEAQDEATLSKAADKIGFPILVKASAGGGGRGMRIVRSADELGPAIVSAKREAKAAFGDDRMLIEKYVDNPRHIEVQIIGDSHGNLLSLFERECTLQRRHQKVIEEAPSPTLNPAQRETVCAAARKAAGAVNYVGAGTIEFVSDGKDVFFIEMNTRLQVEHPVTELITGIDLVEWQLRVAFGEALPLKQDELRLNGHAVEARVYAENPTKNFMPSVGRISTWRLPAETGGLRIDAGYREGDTVSPYYDAMLAKMIAWAPTRDVAIERLNRGLQDSDVRGIVTNIPFLSALMTHPKVRTNAIDTGFIERELAVLTQAPPAPGELELCAAVAAVINDERQAAQDEASSPWQTFGWKPVGRRQRSFAFRVGHGPEQKITLNYGSGPSTLVTGDRELTFTIAPRDGGFDLTLDGVKSQVAAVIDGHELYLRTRNGRFDLHWVDPFGGESEEHVGEDKIAAPLPGTVVAVLAEEGAKLDKGAPILTLEVMKMEQTLRAPYAGVLKSIKCKVGDIVQEGVELAVVEPSGE
- a CDS encoding TRAP transporter substrate-binding protein gives rise to the protein MPLSRRRFLAASAAASVFAPSLALAQAKEFRLGLITPNGHSWNKAALKFGDDLKAATNGRLTLTVFHSGQLGNEPAMMQQLQSGALDMGFIQAAELGSRVPHIAAINAPYIVRSTPAVAKFVRHPAAVKLFDVLPQETGTIGLGWGITGMRAVFSSKDLNSLADIKGMKLRINPTPVYRDFYSSLGAAPTPIPTPQVFDAMANGQVDGLEADLEFSWNQRFDKVSKVILQMNAVFMPMAAVVSGRVWQTLPAADRELIAKTVKSTLDAQIDELASNEPALIENFKNAPIPIRQVPPGDTEAVIAEFDKIWLPKAPVLAELRKVGATL
- a CDS encoding carboxyl transferase domain-containing protein translates to MPLHSSIDTSSSDFARNSEAMRGLVADLREKLSQVAGGGGEVSRNRHTSRGKMLARERVDLLVDPGTSFMELSPLAAFGLYGGDVHSASVITGVGRISGRECVIVANDATIKGGTYYPMTVKKHLRAQDVARQNNLPCVYMVDSGGAFLPLQDEIFPDERHFGRIFYNQAQMSSQGIPQIAIVMGSCTAGGAYVPAMSDESIIVRNQGTIFLGGPPLVKAATGEVVSAEELGGADVHSRQSGVTDHYAQNDAHAIGIARRIVGTLKPSVQPNLNMHKPRDPLFAAEEIYGVVPVDGRKPFDVRDIIARIVDGSEFDEFKKLYGTTLVCGFAHVWGYPVGIIANNGILFSESSLKGAHFIELCCQRGIPLVFLQNITGFMVGKKYEAGGIARDGAKLVTAVATASVPKFTVVIGGSYGAGNYGMCGRAYSPRFLWMWPNARISVMGGEQASMVLSQVRRDNIEAKGDSWSKEEEDKFREPIRAQYESQGHPYYATARLWDDGVIDPADTRLVLGLGLSAASNAPIEPTKFGLFRL
- a CDS encoding isovaleryl-CoA dehydrogenase is translated as MLRDTLRAFVEAEIAPRAAEIEKANLFPADLWKRFGDLGLLGMTAPEQYGGSSMGYLAHIVAMEEISRGSAAVGLSYGAHSNLCVNQIRRNGNEAQRARYLPKLISGEYVGALAMSEPGAGSDVVSMKLRADKRGDRYVLNGSKMWITNGGDADVLVVYAKTDPEAGPRGMTAFLVEKGFKGFTHGQHLDKLGMRGSNTYPLFFYECEVPEENVLGKVGEGVKVLMSGLDYERTVLSGGPLGIMAACMDAVVPYMHERKQFGQPIGDFQLMQGKLADMYATWQSARAYVYAVGRACDRADHARTLRKDAAAAILYSAEKATWMAGEAIQALGGVGYTSEFPVGRLWRDAKLYEIGAGTSEVRRMLIGRELMSETA
- a CDS encoding TRAP transporter large permease, translating into MITSVAFVAIMLVGVPIGLCLCLAGLVYIAASGNPVLFQSYPLQLFGGVDSYGLIAIPLFILIGEIMNGGGITRRIVDMAMAFVGSLKGGLAYVNILANMFISSILGSATAQVAIMAQIMVPEMEKKGYDKTFAAGLTAYGGMLGPIIPPSVMFVVYSVLAQVSVSDMLIAGIVPGVILTVMFCLVIALMGYVYNYPRADYQTPRQRVMTILRTSPTLLIPIVIVGTILSGLANATESAAVGAVAAALVGKYWTREFEFSQLPQMMLRSAIYSAIVLFLVAAAAVFSWVLIFGKVPQETAGWIQSAAKDPVSFMLICNVILLIIGTVIDGIPGLIMTVPILLPVATDVYHIDPRHFGVVVVINLVLGLLSPPVGLCFFVAAAVTGAKPGKMFMVTLPFFVISCVLLVLLSLYPSLSLILIK
- a CDS encoding hydroxymethylglutaryl-CoA lyase, whose amino-acid sequence is MSDPVRIIEMGPRDGLQNEKTPVSVEARIAFIEALVAAGLTTVEVGAFVSPKAIPQMASSDAVLRGVSHVKGAEFHVLVPNEKGYDAARAAGAQVVSVFAAASEGFSRANINCTVAESIERFKPVLARAKADGVRVRGYISCVLGCPFDGEIKPKAVADLANTLWELGCYEFSLGDTIGVGTPDKAKAMLRAVSANIPPAKLAMHFHDTYGQALANLYAGMEEGVRVIDAAAGGLGGCPYAPGATGNVATEDVVYMLEGMGVRTGVDMDKLLAATNEMSGVLGKPPVSRVASALNAKKKRAAT
- a CDS encoding dihydrodipicolinate synthase family protein, whose amino-acid sequence is MSRRVSWEGVFPAVTTQFHDDLSLDIDATAKVMDGLIRDGVSGLIVCGSVGENTSLERKEKVAIMETAKSVAKGRVPVLCGIAEFTTAFAVETAKEAARVGIDGVMVMPALVYSSKPHETAAHFRAVASATDLPVMLYNNPPIYKNDVTPDILASLADVETVVCFKDSSGDTRRFIDTRNMVGDRFVLFAGLDDVIVESIAMGAVGWVSGMSNAFPREGETLFRLAKAGRFAEAMPIYEWFMPLLHLDARPDLVQCIKLCEHIMGRGTALTRPPRLALLPQEKAQVEAMMAKALKNRPRLPDVGLKAA